Proteins found in one bacterium genomic segment:
- a CDS encoding PIF1 family DEAD/DEAH box helicase produces the protein MTQSQALSILKTGANIFLTGEPGSGKTHTINEYVEYLRAQGIEPAIAASTGIAATHIGGITIHSWSGIGIKTNLSKSDLNKIASNKLVAKRVQRAKILIIDEVSMLPPKVFSMIDAVCREIKQNPKPFGGIQIILVGDFFQLPPIMEKEAENKTPAALIEEPVCRFAYDSPAWERANPIVCYLTEQYRQDDKNFLALLSAMRSNVFDDNHLRRIETRKIEHHAAPNGMLKLFSHNADVDRVNNEVLAKLSGVSRVFNMSSQGPEAVAAALKRGCLSPETLYLKIGAAIMFTKNSPKEGFMNGTLGLVKKFSEYTGYPIVETRSGKMIEVEPMGWTVEEDGKIRARITQLPLRLAWAITVHKSQGMSLDEAVMDLSAVFEFGQGYVALSRVRRLSGLYLLGWNEHTFKVHPEVLAQDVKFRAQSEQAMSIFNKTTENKITAMREQFIRSCGGEIISESPADNQKTPHSPLKHKNVQGKRAKNRFHYRS, from the coding sequence ATGACCCAATCTCAAGCGCTATCAATATTGAAAACCGGCGCGAATATTTTTTTAACCGGCGAACCGGGATCCGGCAAAACGCATACTATTAATGAGTACGTGGAATATTTGCGCGCGCAGGGCATTGAGCCGGCAATCGCGGCTTCAACCGGCATTGCCGCGACACACATAGGCGGAATAACGATCCACTCCTGGAGCGGCATCGGAATTAAAACAAATTTGAGCAAATCAGATCTTAATAAAATCGCGTCAAACAAACTCGTCGCGAAACGCGTCCAGCGCGCAAAAATTCTTATCATAGACGAAGTCTCTATGCTTCCTCCAAAAGTTTTTTCCATGATTGATGCTGTTTGCCGCGAAATAAAACAGAATCCGAAGCCATTCGGCGGTATCCAAATTATTTTAGTCGGCGATTTTTTCCAGTTGCCGCCGATTATGGAAAAGGAAGCGGAAAACAAAACGCCGGCCGCGCTCATTGAAGAGCCGGTATGCCGTTTTGCTTATGATTCTCCGGCCTGGGAACGAGCGAATCCGATTGTGTGCTATCTCACCGAACAATACCGGCAGGACGATAAAAATTTTCTCGCCTTGCTCTCGGCAATGCGGAGCAATGTATTTGATGATAATCACTTGCGGCGCATTGAAACAAGAAAAATTGAACATCATGCCGCGCCAAACGGCATGCTGAAACTTTTTTCGCATAATGCCGATGTGGATCGCGTTAATAACGAAGTGCTCGCGAAACTTTCCGGCGTGTCGCGCGTATTTAATATGTCCTCGCAGGGTCCGGAGGCTGTTGCCGCCGCGCTGAAAAGAGGATGTCTTTCGCCAGAAACGCTTTATCTTAAAATCGGAGCGGCGATTATGTTCACAAAAAACAGTCCGAAAGAAGGATTTATGAACGGCACGCTCGGCCTGGTTAAAAAATTTAGCGAGTACACCGGTTATCCGATTGTGGAAACGCGGAGCGGAAAAATGATTGAAGTTGAACCGATGGGCTGGACAGTGGAAGAAGACGGAAAAATTCGCGCGCGGATTACGCAACTGCCGCTTCGTCTTGCCTGGGCCATTACAGTGCATAAAAGCCAGGGCATGAGTTTGGACGAAGCAGTGATGGATTTAAGCGCTGTTTTTGAATTCGGGCAGGGTTACGTCGCACTCTCGCGCGTCAGGCGGCTTTCGGGCCTGTATCTTCTCGGCTGGAACGAACATACATTTAAAGTACACCCTGAGGTGTTAGCTCAAGATGTAAAATTTCGCGCGCAATCCGAACAGGCAATGAGTATATTTAACAAAACAACAGAAAACAAAATTACCGCAATGCGCGAACAGTTCATTCGTTCATGCGGAGGAGAAATTATTTCAGAAAGCCCCGCTGACAATCAGAAAACACCTCATAGTCCGCTCAAACATAAAAACGTTCAAGGCAAACGGGCAAAAAATAGATTTCATTATCGCTCTTGA
- a CDS encoding cold shock domain-containing protein, protein MEGIIKKLTDKGFGFITVDGEEKDLFFHGNELKGVKFEELKEGDRLSFDKTDSPKGPNATNVTRI, encoded by the coding sequence ATGGAAGGAATAATAAAAAAACTTACAGATAAAGGATTTGGATTTATTACCGTTGATGGCGAAGAAAAAGATTTGTTTTTCCACGGCAATGAACTTAAAGGTGTAAAGTTTGAAGAGTTGAAAGAGGGTGACAGATTGTCTTTTGACAAAACTGATTCTCCGAAAGGACCCAACGCAACAAACGTAACTCGCATTTAA
- the rlmN gene encoding 23S rRNA (adenine(2503)-C(2))-methyltransferase RlmN codes for MDLIQFKKLFEKEPKYRLEQAQKALFKDLIQNWQEAMALPLILREELDKKCPIEISAKTFVSKDKNAIKALIALKDDLKIETVLMRHKDKRNTVCVSSQVGCLLNCSFCATGKLGFKRNLEVWEIIEQVLFFARYLKKDKERVASVVFMGMGEPFLNYENVIEAIKILNNEEGFNLGARHFSISTIGIVEGIEKLAEEGLQINLAVSLHAPDDKLRSKLMPINKKYSIKKILNAVDDYIKKTRRRVMFEYIMIKNLNDSEKQAEKLAELIKRPLCFVNLIPCNFTGIFEPSLPSKIKRFKEILEKEGVTVTQRHSFGQDIEGACGQLATGKAG; via the coding sequence ATGGATTTAATCCAATTTAAAAAATTATTCGAGAAAGAACCAAAATATCGGTTGGAACAGGCCCAAAAAGCCCTTTTTAAAGATTTAATCCAAAACTGGCAGGAAGCGATGGCCCTACCGTTAATCCTAAGAGAAGAATTAGATAAAAAATGCCCGATTGAAATATCGGCGAAAACATTTGTTTCTAAAGACAAAAACGCGATAAAAGCCCTTATCGCCCTAAAAGACGATTTGAAAATTGAAACGGTTTTAATGCGCCACAAAGACAAAAGAAATACTGTTTGCGTTTCTTCGCAGGTCGGCTGCCTTTTGAATTGTTCTTTTTGCGCCACCGGAAAATTAGGATTTAAAAGAAACCTTGAGGTCTGGGAAATTATTGAACAGGTTTTATTTTTTGCCCGTTATTTAAAAAAAGATAAGGAAAGGGTTGCCAGCGTTGTCTTTATGGGGATGGGAGAGCCGTTTTTAAATTATGAAAATGTGATAGAGGCGATTAAAATTCTGAATAATGAAGAGGGATTTAATTTGGGAGCCAGGCATTTTTCAATCTCTACGATTGGAATTGTTGAGGGAATTGAGAAATTAGCCGAAGAAGGATTGCAAATAAATTTAGCCGTTTCCCTCCACGCGCCCGATGACAAACTCCGCTCAAAATTAATGCCGATTAACAAAAAATATTCCATCAAAAAAATTTTAAACGCGGTTGACGACTACATCAAAAAAACCCGACGGCGGGTAATGTTTGAATATATAATGATAAAAAATTTGAACGATTCCGAAAAGCAGGCTGAAAAATTAGCCGAACTGATAAAAAGACCTCTTTGTTTTGTCAATCTGATTCCCTGCAACTTTACCGGAATCTTTGAGCCCTCTCTCCCTTCAAAAATTAAAAGGTTCAAAGAAATTTTAGAAAAAGAGGGCGTAACGGTTACTCAAAGACATAGCTTCGGCCAAGATATTGAAGGCGCTTGCGGCCAGTTGGCAACCGGAAAAGCCGGTTAG
- a CDS encoding RNA-binding protein: MAKKLYVGGLSYDTTADTLKETFAKAGAVETATVIIDRMSGRSKGFGFVEMSSDEEALKAIEMFNGKELDGRTVTVNEARPMEPRAPRTGGFDRGDRGGRGGFGGGFGR; the protein is encoded by the coding sequence ATGGCAAAAAAATTATATGTAGGTGGACTGTCATACGACACCACTGCAGATACTCTGAAAGAAACATTCGCCAAAGCCGGAGCCGTTGAAACAGCGACTGTCATTATTGACAGAATGTCTGGACGTTCAAAAGGATTCGGTTTTGTGGAAATGTCATCCGACGAAGAAGCTTTAAAAGCGATTGAAATGTTCAATGGCAAAGAGCTTGATGGCCGGACTGTTACGGTAAATGAAGCTCGCCCGATGGAACCTCGCGCTCCTCGGACAGGCGGATTTGACCGTGGCGATCGCGGAGGCCGCGGTGGCTTCGGCGGTGGTTTCGGACGATAA
- the ppdK gene encoding pyruvate, phosphate dikinase, with protein sequence MVYPVRNKKVSAGKIITNGISNGVYFFGGEKADGNESMKNLLGGKGANLAEMAGHKDLKLPVPPGFTITTEVCAYYQNKKIYPENLKEEAEKALRKIEKLMGRKFGDPINPLLVSVRSGARKSMPGMMETILNVGLTEKTIPGLIKQSNGNEKFVYDAYRRLIMMYSDVVMEKAAGIEPKDEQGIRKQLEKIMGNLKKEKEYSSDTDLTVADLKKLCELFKEKIRSVLKKEFPDNPEEQLWGGIGAVFASWNGKRAISYRRIEGIPDEWGTAVNVQSMVFGNMGNDSATGVAFTRNPGNGENKFYGEYLINAQGEDVVAGIRTPAPINESSKSGHNKNLVSLEKAMPKLYKELFSIQNRLEKHYRDMQDIEFTIEKDRLFMLQCRTGKRNGPAAVKMAMDMLKEKLITKEEAAMRVTPSQLEELLHPIIDPKAESKQKPLAKGLPAGPGGAGGQIVFSSHEAVAWAKENKKVILVREETSPEDVEGMRAAQAILTARGGMTSHAALVARGWGKCCIVGCGALHIDYPKKQIHIDGKILNEGDWITLNGTKGNVYEGRLPMIDASEENKLLSEFLEVCRSIKKLGIRTNADTPEDAKKARQFGAEGIGLFRTEHMFYGKNSDEPLFLLRKMIVSKTEAERKKALQELSFYVKRDVKNTLKAMDGFPVVFRLLDPPLHEFVPREKAKLEQLAKNLKISMTELTKRADSLHESNPMMGHRGVRLG encoded by the coding sequence ATGGTTTACCCCGTTAGAAATAAAAAAGTTTCTGCGGGAAAAATAATTACTAACGGAATTTCTAACGGGGTTTATTTTTTTGGCGGAGAAAAGGCCGACGGCAATGAAAGCATGAAAAATCTTTTGGGAGGAAAAGGCGCCAACCTGGCTGAAATGGCCGGGCATAAAGACCTTAAGCTTCCCGTTCCGCCCGGCTTTACCATTACCACCGAGGTCTGCGCTTATTATCAAAATAAAAAAATCTATCCTGAAAATCTGAAAGAAGAAGCAGAAAAAGCGTTAAGAAAAATAGAAAAATTAATGGGAAGAAAATTCGGCGACCCTATTAATCCCCTTTTGGTTTCGGTACGCTCCGGGGCGCGCAAATCCATGCCCGGAATGATGGAAACTATTTTAAATGTCGGACTAACCGAAAAAACTATTCCCGGGTTGATAAAACAAAGCAATGGAAATGAAAAATTCGTATATGACGCTTACCGCCGGTTGATAATGATGTATTCGGATGTGGTCATGGAAAAAGCCGCCGGCATTGAACCCAAAGACGAGCAGGGCATCCGCAAACAGCTGGAAAAAATAATGGGCAATCTTAAAAAAGAAAAAGAATACTCCTCGGATACGGATTTAACCGTGGCTGATTTAAAAAAACTCTGCGAATTATTCAAGGAAAAAATCAGATCAGTTTTGAAAAAAGAATTTCCCGACAATCCAGAAGAGCAATTATGGGGCGGCATCGGCGCAGTTTTCGCCTCATGGAACGGCAAACGGGCAATCAGCTACCGAAGAATTGAGGGCATTCCCGACGAGTGGGGCACGGCGGTAAATGTTCAAAGCATGGTCTTTGGAAATATGGGCAATGACTCGGCCACCGGCGTGGCTTTCACCCGCAATCCCGGAAACGGCGAGAATAAATTCTACGGCGAATATCTGATCAACGCCCAAGGCGAAGACGTGGTGGCGGGCATCCGCACGCCGGCGCCCATAAACGAATCTTCCAAATCCGGACATAATAAAAACTTGGTATCTTTGGAAAAAGCCATGCCCAAACTTTACAAAGAACTGTTCAGTATCCAGAACCGTTTGGAAAAACATTACCGCGACATGCAGGATATTGAATTTACGATTGAGAAAGACCGCTTATTTATGCTTCAGTGCCGCACCGGTAAACGCAACGGACCGGCGGCGGTAAAAATGGCGATGGATATGCTAAAAGAAAAACTGATTACCAAAGAAGAAGCGGCGATGCGTGTTACACCCAGCCAATTGGAAGAATTACTGCATCCGATAATTGACCCTAAAGCGGAATCAAAACAAAAACCTTTGGCCAAAGGTTTGCCCGCCGGACCGGGCGGAGCCGGCGGTCAAATTGTTTTTTCCAGCCATGAAGCCGTAGCTTGGGCCAAAGAAAATAAAAAAGTAATTTTAGTGCGCGAAGAAACCAGCCCTGAAGACGTTGAAGGAATGCGCGCGGCTCAAGCCATTCTCACTGCCCGAGGCGGGATGACATCCCACGCGGCTCTGGTAGCCCGCGGCTGGGGAAAATGCTGTATTGTGGGTTGCGGCGCTTTACATATTGATTATCCTAAAAAACAAATCCATATTGACGGAAAAATATTAAACGAAGGCGATTGGATTACTTTAAACGGCACCAAAGGAAATGTTTATGAAGGAAGATTGCCGATGATTGATGCCTCCGAAGAAAATAAACTTCTTAGCGAATTTTTGGAAGTTTGCCGTTCAATAAAAAAATTGGGAATTCGCACCAATGCCGATACTCCCGAAGACGCCAAAAAAGCCAGGCAATTCGGCGCCGAAGGCATCGGACTTTTTAGAACTGAACATATGTTTTACGGCAAAAATTCGGATGAGCCTTTATTTCTTTTGCGTAAAATGATCGTCTCGAAAACCGAAGCCGAAAGAAAAAAGGCGCTCCAGGAATTATCTTTTTACGTAAAACGGGATGTAAAAAATACGCTCAAAGCCATGGATGGATTTCCGGTGGTATTCCGGCTGCTTGACCCGCCTTTACACGAATTTGTCCCCCGCGAAAAAGCGAAACTTGAACAATTGGCTAAAAATTTAAAAATCTCCATGACTGAATTAACTAAACGGGCGGATTCGCTTCATGAATCCAACCCCATGATGGGCCACCGCGGCGTGCGTTTGGGT
- the thrC gene encoding threonine synthase, which produces MQKPFTIKQSWLSCIGCGYKTDLLDERKFECPKCGNLYDIEHDFNLQEGSRARYIGVFDSRIISSAFHSKNPSDCSGVWRFKEWVMPFLPDDYIVTLREGFVPIVCAGKHLREWVGDIELYLILEGMTPTGSFKDFGGTVMMSVAKAAGIKAVACASTGDTSAMAAAYAAAAGIQCAVLLPKGKITPVQLAQPLVYGAKVILLPGDFDDCMKVMKELVANYGVYPANSLNPARIEGHQATVFQIAQYFKWQLPDWIAVPVGNGSNCSSIGKAMRLMKKFGFKKISQILGCQSEAANPLAKSWNLTEKDSQIFLDKWKSNYQPIKVGETSATAARIGNPVSRDKVMREIIYSNGAMQIASERDLNEAVSVCGRDGYFVCPQTGMALAGIRNAVNKGWIKKGKRVVVVSTATGLKFTETAAAHLEKNIISAKDCRTETAAKILNL; this is translated from the coding sequence ATGCAAAAACCTTTTACCATTAAACAAAGTTGGTTGTCTTGTATCGGATGCGGCTATAAAACGGATTTATTGGATGAGAGGAAATTTGAGTGTCCTAAGTGCGGAAATTTATATGACATAGAGCACGATTTTAATTTACAGGAAGGAAGCCGCGCTCGTTATATTGGCGTCTTTGATTCCCGAATTATTTCCAGCGCTTTCCATTCCAAAAATCCTTCAGATTGTTCCGGCGTCTGGCGTTTTAAAGAATGGGTAATGCCCTTTCTGCCGGATGACTACATTGTCACTTTGCGCGAAGGATTCGTTCCGATTGTCTGCGCCGGAAAACATTTAAGAGAATGGGTCGGCGATATTGAGCTTTATCTGATTCTTGAAGGAATGACGCCAACGGGTTCGTTCAAGGATTTCGGCGGAACGGTAATGATGTCTGTCGCGAAAGCGGCCGGAATCAAAGCTGTCGCCTGCGCTTCCACCGGAGATACTTCGGCGATGGCGGCTGCTTATGCGGCCGCAGCCGGAATCCAATGCGCTGTTTTATTGCCCAAAGGAAAAATAACGCCGGTGCAATTAGCCCAGCCTTTGGTTTATGGAGCAAAGGTTATTCTTCTCCCCGGCGACTTTGACGATTGCATGAAAGTGATGAAAGAACTGGTTGCAAATTACGGAGTTTATCCTGCCAATAGCTTAAACCCTGCCCGGATAGAAGGGCACCAAGCCACGGTTTTCCAAATTGCCCAGTATTTTAAGTGGCAATTGCCTGATTGGATTGCGGTTCCAGTCGGAAACGGCAGCAACTGTTCATCCATCGGAAAGGCGATGAGATTAATGAAAAAATTCGGATTTAAAAAAATTTCTCAAATCCTTGGTTGCCAGTCAGAGGCCGCCAATCCCCTGGCGAAATCATGGAATTTAACGGAAAAAGACAGCCAGATTTTTTTGGACAAATGGAAATCAAATTATCAGCCGATTAAAGTCGGCGAAACATCCGCCACTGCCGCTCGAATCGGTAATCCGGTTTCTCGCGATAAAGTAATGCGAGAAATAATTTATTCCAACGGCGCTATGCAAATTGCCAGCGAACGGGACCTTAATGAAGCTGTCTCTGTCTGCGGTAGAGATGGATATTTTGTTTGTCCTCAAACCGGCATGGCTCTGGCAGGAATTCGGAACGCGGTGAATAAAGGCTGGATTAAGAAAGGAAAACGAGTTGTAGTGGTATCTACGGCAACCGGTTTAAAATTCACGGAAACGGCAGCTGCTCATTTAGAAAAAAATATTATTTCCGCAAAAGATTGCCGCACCGAAACCGCAGCAAAAATTTTGAATCTATAA
- a CDS encoding DUF192 domain-containing protein — MKRKNLLIVFFVILAVAAVVLIKEKSNRVCFKNYCFDVELAKTTAEMSRGLMFRENLAADKGMFFIFKKEGKYPFWMKNTLIPLDIIWINENKEVVFVSENTQPCPEESPCFYINPDKNAEYVLEINGGLAGKIGLKIGDKANLSGFLAE; from the coding sequence ATGAAAAGAAAAAATTTATTGATTGTTTTCTTTGTAATTCTGGCGGTAGCCGCGGTAGTTTTAATAAAAGAAAAATCAAACCGAGTTTGTTTTAAAAATTATTGCTTTGATGTCGAGTTGGCCAAAACCACCGCCGAAATGAGCCGCGGCTTGATGTTTAGAGAAAATTTAGCAGCAGACAAAGGCATGTTTTTTATTTTCAAAAAAGAAGGCAAATATCCCTTTTGGATGAAAAATACTTTAATCCCTCTGGATATAATATGGATTAACGAAAACAAAGAAGTGGTTTTTGTCAGCGAAAATACCCAGCCCTGCCCTGAAGAATCTCCCTGTTTTTACATAAACCCCGATAAAAACGCCGAATATGTTTTAGAAATAAACGGAGGCCTCGCCGGAAAAATCGGCTTAAAAATTGGAGATAAAGCGAACCTGTCGGGATTTTTAGCAGAATAG